In Harpia harpyja isolate bHarHar1 chromosome 12, bHarHar1 primary haplotype, whole genome shotgun sequence, a single window of DNA contains:
- the TMEM132E gene encoding transmembrane protein 132E, whose translation MASPEKMHPGPATLLCCLCSLLLPAHAKGPAPSPEPAETPGAITLPVSYRLSNTRLAFFLKEVGASPVGNGSAPLQRAEPFVVFQTKELPVLNVTLGPFSTGLVLPKEQLQPSSTLEVPDRLTVNWKVRAFIIQPRLVANQPVVQVLFYVAGRDWDDFDVTDRLPCVRLHAFRDAREIKSSCRLRGSLAMCLVQAELPHAWFGPPAVPLGRRKSPESLEVPGESQQAELYYTLHAPDGAGQCLGEMAPRRGAGGARTEGPTQHPLLRIGSVSLLQPPPGQPMQEHRLDGNVFIRLPDKPLKPGEVLSILLYLMSNSTVEHFTLRVKAKKGVNLLSTKSRSGQWLVSSELLTGGKHSTATVDVARADGAGPRDGDSSSEIMQLDFEMENFTSQSVTRRIMWHIDYRGRNPPPDLEKVVTELTVIQRDIRAIVPLAMDTEIINTAILTGRTVAIPVKVIAIELSGTIVDVSAMVECKSNNEDIIKVSSSCDYVFVSGKESRGSMSARVIFTYEHLSAPLEMTVWVPKLPLHIELSDARLSQVKGWRVPILPDRRSVRDSEHEEDEEERKQSRGCALQYQHATLQVFTQFHTTAAEGTGQVVTMLGPDWLVEVTDLVSDFMRVDDPRVAHMVDSFTLAGREPGTTLFKVVSPLVEAVLGETLVTVAEEKVSITDLKAQVVSSLSLSLHPSPGNSHTIIARTSVQQTLSFFKQEALLSLWISYSDGTTAPLSLYDPKDYNLVVSSLDEKVVSVTQDRAFPLVVAESEGAGELLRAELVICESCQKTKRKSVLFTALASVRVHFGSEEDPTYDYDHVPSKPGLAETGASTTLRAEVERKAEPSEDSRMSSASHPTEDFPTIPTGFVQVTRGLTDLEIGMYALLGVFCLAILVFLINCIVFVLKYRHKRIPPEGQTNMDHSHHWVFLGNGQPLRAHNDLSPQPESPGNPLENVQTCCHGDHHSSGSSQTSVQSQVHGRGDGSSGGSTRDQSEDPLNSPTSKRKRVKFTTFATLPSDELAYNSIPIADEEDLEWVCQDMGLQDPEELHNYIRRIKEIA comes from the exons CCCACGCCAAGgggccagcacccagccccgAGCCCGCTGAGACCCCCGGTGCCATCACGCTGCCCGTGAGCTACCGCCTGTCCAACACCCGCTTGGCCTTCTTCCTCAAGGAGGTGGGAGCCAGCCCGGTGGGCAACGGCAGTGCCCCGCTGCAACGCGCCGAGCCCTTCGTCGTCTTCCAGACCAAGGAGCTGCCCGTCCTCAACGTCACCCTGGGGCCCTTCAGCACGGGGCTGGTGCTGcccaaggagcagctgcagccctccagcaccCTGGAGGTCCCGGACCGCCTCACCGTCAACTGGAAGGTGCGCGCCTTCATCATCCAGCCCCGGCTGGTGGCCAATCAGCCCGTGGTCCAAGTGCTCTTCTACGTAGCCGGCCGGGATTGGGATGACTTCGACGTCACCGACCGGCTGCCCTGCGTGCGGCTCCACGCTTTCCGCGACGCCCGCGAGATCAAGAGTTCGTGTCGTCTGCGGGGCAGCCTGGCCATGTGCctggtgcaggcagagctgccccacGCCTGGTTTGGCCCCCCGGCCGTGCCGCTGGGCAGACGGAAGAGCCCCGAGAGCCTGGAGGTGCCGGGCGAGAGCCAGCAAGCCGAGCTGTACTACACCCTCCATGCCCCCGACGGGGCCGGCCAGTGCCTTGGGGAGATGGCCCcccgccgtggggctgggggggccaggACCGAGGGTCCCACGCAGCACCCGCTGCTGCGCATCGGCAGCGtcagcctcctgcagcccccccccgggcagcccaTGCAGGAGCATCGGCTGGACGGCAACGTCTTCATCCGCCTGCCCGACAAGCCCCTCAAGCCAGGCGAGGTGCTGAGCATCCTCCTCTACCTGATGTCCAACTCCACGGTGGAGCACTTCACGCTCAG GGTGAAGGCCAAGAAAGGCGTCAACCTGCTCAGCACCAAGTCGAGGAGTGGGCAGTGGTTGGTGAGCTCGGAGCTGCTGACGGGCGGCAAGCACTCCACTGCCACCGTCGATGTGGCCAGGGCGGATGGTGCCGGGCCCAG ggatggggactcctCATCTGAGATCATGCAACTGGATTTCGAGATGGAGAACTTCACCAGCCAGTCGGTGACACGCCGCATCATGTGGCACATCGACTACCGGGGCCGCAACCCCCCGCCTGACCTGGAGAAGGTGGTGACGGAGCTGACAGTCATCCAGAGGGACATCAGGGCCATCGTGCCCCTGGCCATG GACACCGAAATCATCAACACGGCCATCCTGACGGGGCGGACAGTGGCCATTCCCGTGAAGGTCATCGCCATTGAGCTGAGCGGCACCATCGTGGACGTCTCGGCTATGGTCGAATGCAAGTCCAACAACGAAGACATCATCAAg GTCTCCAGCAGCTGTGACTACGTCTTCGTCAGTGGGAAGGAGTCACGGGGCTCCATGAGCGCTCGGGTCATCTTTACCTATGAGCACCTCTCCGCCCCACTGGAGATGACAGTGTGGGTGCCCAAACTGCCACTGCACATCGAGCTCTCGGATGCCCGGTTGAGCCAAGTGAAGGGCTGGAGAGTGCCCATCCTGCCGGACAGGAG GTCGGTGCGGGACAGCGAGCacgaggaggatgaagaggagaggAAGCAGAGCCGGGGCTGTGCCCTGCAGTACCAGCACGCCACGCTGCAGGTCTTCACCCAGTTCCACACCACGGCGGCGGAGGGCACGGGGCAGGTGGTCACCATGCTGGGGCCTGACTGGCTGGTGGAGGTCACCGACTTGGTCAGCGACTTCATGCGCGTGGACGACCCACGGGTGGCCCACATGGTGGACAGCTTCACGCTGGCCGGGAGGGAGCCGGGCACCACGCTCTTCAAG GTCGTGTCCCCGCTCGTGGAGGCGGTGCTGGGTGAGACGCTGGTGACGGTGGCGGAGGAGAAGGTCAGCATCACGGACCTGAAGGCCCAGGTGGTCTCCAGCCTCTCGCtgtccctccaccccagccccgGCAATAGCCACACAATCATTGCCCGGACGTCCGTGCAGCAGACCCTCAGCTTCTTCAAGCAG GAAGCGCTCCTGAGCCTATGGATTTCCTACAGCGACGGCACCACGGCCCCCCTCTCCCTCTACGACCCCAAGGACTACAACCTGGTGGTGAGCAGCCTGGATGAGAAGGTGGTCTCGGTGACCCAGGACCGGGCGTTCCCCTTGGTGGTGGCAGAGAGCGAGGGTGCGGGGGAGCTGCTGCGGGCTGAGCTGGTCATCTGCGAGAGCTGCCAGAAGACCAAGCGCAAGAGCGTGCTCTTCACAGCCTTGGCCAGTGTGCGGGTCCACTTTGGGTCTGAGGAGGACCCAACCTATGACTACGACCATGTGCCCAGCAAGCCAGGGCTGGCGGAGACGGGGGCGAGCACCACCCTGCGGGCAGAGGTGGAGAGGAAAGCGGAGCCGAGCGAGGACAGTAGGATGTCCAGCGCGTCTCACCCCACCGAGGACTTCCCCACCATTCCCACCGGCTTTGTCCAGGTGACCAGGGGGCTTACGGACCTGGAGATAGGCATGTACGCCCTCCTGGGTGTCTTCTGCCTGGCCATCTTGGTCTTCCTCATCAACTGCATTGTCTTTGTGCTGAAATACCGGCACAAGCGCATCCCTCCTGAAGGCCAGACTAACATGGACCATTCCCACCACTGGGTCTTCTTGGGCAACGGGCAGCCCTTGCGGGCTCACAATGACCTCTCCCCCCAGCCTGAGAGCCCTGGGAACCCCCTGGAAAATGTCCAGACCTGCTGCCATGGGGACCACCACAGCAGCGGGAGCTCGCAGACCAGCGTGCAGAGCCAGGTCCACGGTCGCGGGGATGGTTCCTCAGGTGGCTCCACGCGGGACCAGAGTGAGGACCCGCTCAACTCACCCACCTCCAAACGGAAGCGGGTGAAGTTCACCACCTTTGCCACGCTGCCCTCCGATGAGCTGGCCTACAACTCCATCCCCATCGCCGATGAGGAGGACTTGGAGTGGGTCTGCCAGGACATGGGGCTGCAAGACCCCGAAGAGCTTCACAACTACATCCGCAGAATCAAAGAGATAGCTTAA